GGACCTGCCGAAGCTGCTGACCCACCCCGAGGCCTACCGGCCGATGGCAGCCCAGTTCGCCGCTTGGGGCGGGTTCGTGGTGCTGACCCTGGTGGTGCTGGTCGCGCTGCGCCGGGGACGGTCGATCGGCCGCTGGCGCTGGCCGCTGATCGCGGTCGTCTTCGGGTTGTCCGTGCTGGGGACCGCGTCGGTGCGGCCCGAGGACCTGCTCGGTTTCGCGCACTGGTCGGAGGGCGACGCCGGCTGGACGCTGGTGCTGTTCCTGCTCGACTGCAGGCTGCTCGTCTTCGCCGCGACGCTCATCGCCCAGTACGTGGTGACCTTCGCGCAGGTCGGCCTGGCCGGTGACGCGGCGATCACGTTCGCCGATTCGGTGAACGCGACCGTGCTGATCGTCTCCTACCAGCTCTCGGTGGGCGTGATCTCGGTCGTGCTGCGCGCCCTGGCGGTGTCCTCAGCACGCGTGGCCCGGGAGGAGGAGCAATTGCGGACCTCCGAGGAAGTGGCGCGGCAGCTGCACCGGGACCGCAAGGACCGGTACGCGGACCTGGAGACGACGACGGTGCCGCTGCTGTCCGGATTGGCCTCGGGTGCCCTCGATCCCGGCGACGATTCGGTGCGGCGGCGGTGTTCGGTGGAGGCGGCCAAGATGCGGCGCCTGTTCGCCGAGGACGCCTCGGTGCCCGATCCGCTGCTGCACGAGCTGCGGGCGTGCATCGAACTGGCCGAGCGGCAGGGGCTTTCGGTGCGCTTCGCCGCGACCGGCAAACGCCCGGAGATCCCCAAGGACGTGCGCCGCAAGCTCACCGAACCCGCGGTCACCGCGCTGGCAACGGCCACCGGCACGGTGCGGTTGACGGTGGCGGGCACGGAGGATGCGGTCACGGTCAGCGTGATCGCCGAGGCGCTCGAACCCGCGCTCCCGCACTCCGACGGGGATGTGGCGACATCCGCGGTGGTCGACGGCGGCCGGGTCTGGATCGAGGCGACGTGGGAGGTACGCAGGTGATCACGGTAGTGGTGGTCGACGACCATCCCGCGGTGGTGGCGGGGGTCCGCGCGTGGTGCGGGCTGGCCGATCCGCCGATCAAGGTGCTCGATTCCGGCCCGGCGGTGTCGGTGGCGTGGCTGGAACCCGGCGCGACCGCGGACGTGGTGATCTTCGACCTGCAGCTCGACGTCACCGGCCCGGCGTACGGCGACCTCAAGCGCTTGGTGGACGCCGGGCGCCAAGTGGTGATCTACAGCATGCGGGCGGACCGGGAGACCGTGCTGACCTGCCTGGACATCGGTGCGTTCACCTACCTGACGAAGGCCGAGGGAGAGGATCACCTGGTGGCGGCGGTGCAGGCGGCGGCGGGCAACACCCCGTACCTGCCGCCGTCGTTGTCCGGTGCGTTCGGCACCGACGACCGCCCGCACCGCCCCCGGTTGTCGCCTCGGGAGGCCGAGGTGCTGCTGGAGTGGTTCCACTGCGAGTCCAAGGAGATGGTCGCGCGCCGGTTGAACCTGACCGTGCACCGCGTGAACTCCTGCTTGGAGCGGGTCCGGGTGAAGTACGCCAACGTCGGCCGGGAGGCCCCGACGAAGGCAGCGCTGGTGGCCCGCGCGATCCAGGACGGTCTGGTGCGCGCCGACGAGCTCTGACCTGTGATCGGTAGGCGCCACCGGTGCCGCAGGCTCGATCTGTCAATGGGGTACGAACAGCCACCACCGCAGGTGGCCGGACCTCGATAGCGTCGCATGCGGAAGTCCGACGGGGAGGAAGAAGCCGGTGGAGACCGAGCGGATTCGAGTCGGGGTGGTGGAGGACCACCCGCTGTACCGGGCAGCGGTGACCAGGGTGCTCGAGGAGGCCCCGGACATCGTGGTGGACGCGGTCGCGGAGTCGGTCGCGCAGTTCGCCGCGCGCAGCCGGTGGCCGGGCAGCATCGTCGTCCTGGATCTCGGGATCCCGGGGGTGCGGGGCGCCGCCGCGGTGATGGAGATGGTGCGCCGAGGGCACCCGGTGCTGGTCGTGACGGCGCAGACCGATCGTGCCGAGGTGCTCGGCGCGATGCTGGCCGGGGCCCGGGGATTCCTGGGCAAGGACGCCGATGGCGAGGAGATCCTGCACGCCGTCCGGGAGGTCGCGGCCGGGCGCAGTCACGTCGCGTCGAAGCTGGCGGACGTCGTGCTCGAAGCGGCTCCGCTCAAGCGCAGTCCGGGTGCCCGCATCGATCTCTCGCACCGCGAGGCCGAGGTCCTCGCCAGGCTCGCGGCGGGGGAACGCGACCAGGACATCGCGGTTGGTCTGCGGATCAGCATTCGCACCGTGCGGTCCTACCTGGACCGGATCCGGGACAAGACCGGCTTGCGCCGCCGCCCCGCGCTGACCGCTTATGCGATCGAGCACGGTTTCGCCACCTGCTCGGCCCCCGACCGCTTGTCGGCCTGACGTCCGGGAGATCCGCGTGATGATCCTCGTCGCTTCGCTCTGCTTGATGGTGCTGCTGGTGCTCAGCGTCCGGCTCGCGCACCGCGCTGGTTACCGGCACGGTCGCCGCTGCGAGCGGGACGTGTTGAACCGGTACCTGCACGACCGGGTTCTGCCGACGTTGGAGGCGTTCGCGCTGGGCAGCAGGTCGGATGTGAGCGCGGCTCCGGCCCGTCTCGCCGAGTTGCGCCAGGCCGCCAAGGAGCAGGCCGCGCTGATCCGCCGGGACATGGCCGCCGCTCCCGCCGCCGGCCGCGCACGGCTGGGGCCCGAGCTGGTCGCGCTGATCGAGGACCTGTCGCGCAGCAGGCTGCGCGCCGAGCTGATCCGCGCCGAGGTGGACGACACGCTGTCGGCGCCGCAGCGGACCGCGGTGCGCGATGCCGCGGGCGAGGCGCTGCGGAACACCTTGAAGCACAGCGGCACCGATCGGGCGGAAGTTCGGGTGGCGGAGCGCGATGGCGGGATCTCGGTGACCGTTCGCGACCGCGGTGCGGGGTTCGACCCGGACCGCAAGCCGGGGTTCGGCATCGCGGAGTCGATCAAGGCGCGGATGGCCGAGGTCGGCGGTTCGGCGCGGGTGGAGTCCCGTCCGGACTGGGGCACGCAGGTCACGTTGTGGGTTCCGCAGTCGTGAGGTCCGCGCTCGTGGCCGCCGTGCTGGTCAGCGGTTTCGTCGTCGCCCCGGCTGCCTCAGCGCAGTGCGCGTCCCCGGCCGGGGTGTACGCGGAATCGATGGGCTGGGCGCAGCGGCTCACCGATGCGTCGGAGACGTGGCCGCTGGCCGACGGTTCCGGGCAGCTGGTGGCGGTCGTCGGCACCGGGATCGACGCGGGCAACGCGCAGTTCGCGCCGGGCCAGGTGGTGCCGGGTTCGGATCTCGGTGACTGCGACGGCCGCGGCACGTTCGCCGCTGGCATCGTGGGTGCGCAGCAGGTTCCGGACACGGCTTTCGCCGGGATGGCACCGGGAGCCCGGCTGCTCGGGATCAGGTACACCGAGACGACCACCGGTGGAGGTGCGCCTTCTCCGAACGCGCTGGCAGGTGCGATCGGGCGCGCAGTGGACGCCGGTGCCACGGTCGTGCTGGTCGCCGTGCCCGCATCGAGCACGAGCCCGGCGTTGGAGGCGGCGGTGCGCGATGCACTGTCCCGCAACGCAGTGGTCGTCTCCCCCGCTGTGGGCGACGAACCGGAGGCCCGCTCGTACCCGGCCGATCTCCCGGGTGTGCTGGCGGTCGGCGCGCTCGACGAATCCGGTGCGGCGGTGCAGGGCGAGGCCGGCGATCACCTGTCGATCGCCGCGCCCGGTGCTGATCTGGTCGGCATTTCGGCCGGTGCGCGTGGTTTGGGGCACCGCTGGGGTGTCGATCTCCCGGCGTTCTCCGCGGCCTACGTCGCCGGTGCCGCGGCTCTGGTGCGTTCCTACCGCCCCGAGCTCGACGCGAAGCAGGTCGCCGATCGCCTGGCCAGGACCGCCAGCCGGCCACCGAACGGCTACGACACCCGTCTGGGCTGGGGTGTGCTGAACGTGCGTTCTGCGGTGACCACCGAGCTCGCCGATGACCCGTCGGCACTGGAACTTCCGCCACCTGCGCCCGAAGCACCGACGGTGCGCCCGGCCGCGGGTCCGCCACCGCTGCCCGACCATTCCCCGCTGTCGGGCTGGCTGGCCCTGCTCGGCATCGCGACGGCAGCTCTGGCGGTGGTCGCGCGGGCAACCATCCGGCTGGGCCGGGCACGCCGCTGGCGTCCCGGCTCCGACACCTGATCAGAGGGTGCGGGTCCGCCCGTAGTCGAGGGTTTCCGCCCATTCCGACGTGGGCTCCTCCTCCACCAAGGAATCGATGTAGGAGGGGACGTCCGGTGCGGGGTGCGGGCCGTCCAACCGCACGGCCAAGTCCTCATCACCTGGTGCTGCCAGTGGCGCTTCCAGGGTGGGCAGCGCGGCTGCGATGCCGGTCCAGTCGAGGGCGAGATCGGCTTCCAGCGGGTCCTGCCAGTGCTGGTTGAGCTCGTGCACGGTGATGGTGCCGGTCGGCAGCTCGACGTGGACGAACTCGGTGACGTCCAGGCCCGCGACCAGCTGTCCTTGCTGCACCGTCCAGATGTTCACGCTCTCGCCGAGCAGGAAGTCCGGGCGGGCGAGTTTGGTGCGCAGCCGGGCGTGCAGCTCGTCCTTGTCGGCGTATGGCCGGAAGTACCCGGCTGCACCGTTGACGTACATCGACTCTTCCAGCAAGTAGAAGCTACGAACCAGCCGGCCGGCTTCTTGTCGGGACGACTGCACGTTCGCGCTCCACTGCTCCGGCTACCTCGTCACCGGACGAACCTACAGTGTGGAAAGGCCGCTGAGCGACGGGGGATTATCGCTCAGCGGCCGGTTCTGGGGAGGTGCGCGCTCAGTGCAGCACCTGGGAGTTGTGGATGGATCCGTTGACCACGCTGTTGATGTCGTTCCAGGAGTCCGTGCCCGGCGCCAGGATGCTGCTGTGCGAACCCACGTCCGGCAGGAACCAGCCGTCGTTGTCGCGGCTGGAGGGCAGCGGGATCACGCCGGGGAAGTCGTCCGGGTCCGGCCCGTGGGCGCGGCCCTGCGCCCATTGGATCGGGTCACGTTCCATCGTCACCGAGTACCGGTTCTCCGGGTACGGGTTGGTCAGTTCCGTGACGCCCGAGCCCATGCCGGCCGAGGCCACGTGGACCACGTTGTCCGCCCGCATGCCCGCGGCGTCGGCCAGGCCGACGATCGCTCCGCCGTAGCTGTGCCCGATCACGGTGACCTTGGCGTCCTCGCCCAGCTGCGGCCGCAGGTCGTTGTTGACGAAGTCGGCCAGCCGCGGCGCCATCTCCTGCGACGCCCCCGCGCCGCTGGCCTGGATCAGTCCCTGCGGGAAGTCGCCGTTCATCCACAGCACCGATGCGGTGCGCCCGCTGGTGTCGGCCTGGGTGTAGCTGCCGACGGTCTCGGTGTAGCGGGCGAAGTCCTCCACCCCGGTGTTCATGCCGGGCACCAGCACCGCCACCGACCGGGTGTCGGCGTCGAGCTTGCCGACCAGCGCCACCATCCGGCCGTCCCCGTCGAAGCTGAGGATCTGGGTGTTGCTGTTGAGGATCTCGTCGTAGGCGGCGATCTTCTCCCGGAGCTGCTGGATCTCCGCCTCGCGGTTGACCGGCCCGACACTGCCCTGCAGCTTGCGCATCTCCTCCTCGGCCGCGTCGCGCGCGAGCTCGATCCGGGCCCGGCTGGCGGAGTTGCGCTCGGCGATGGAGCTGCCCGCTCCCCCGTTCAGGACCGGTACGACCAGGTCCGGGTTAAGCTTCTTGATCTCGGCGGCCTTCTGCGCGTCCCACCGGCGGACCGCGGCGTTCGACGCCTTGATCCCGTCGATCATCCCGCTCAGGCGGCCGGAGGACACCCGCAGGTTCTCCTCGCCCGCCTGGATGTTGCCGAGGTGCCCGGCCTGGGCGTGCTGCGATCCGGGCACGTTCGCGAACGCGTTCGTGCTCAGCGTGCGCGCGGTGAGGTGGCGGCGGGCTTCTCCGAGCACCGCCACTTGGTCGGGCAGCGACTGCGCCGCCGTGTCGAGGGCGGTGTGGTTCACCGCGAACCGCGTCATGTCCTTGTCTCCTCAGAAGGTTCAGACCTGGTCGATCAGGGTCCGCTGGCCCTGCTGGGCGTGTGCGGCGCGGTCGTCGTGCTGCCGGATCATCCGCGCCGCCCAGTCCAGGTCGTCGCGGAACTTCTGGTCGGCGGCCAGCGCCCGGCGGGTGCTCTCGCAGGTGCTCGAGATGTTGGCCTGGTGCGCGCCGGCGGCCGCGGCGGAGGCCTGCACCCTGCCGAACGCGTTCTGCGACGCCGCGCCGTGGCTGAGCGCTTGTGAGGCGTTCAGCAGCGGTTTCCGGGTTCCTTCGACGAGTTTGGCCGCGGCGTCGAAGAACTTCGCGATCTCGCCCTGGAATCCGCTGCTGTTCGAGGCCTGCCGGGCGCGGACCGCACCGCCGCCGGAGGTCGCGTTGCGCGCCCGGTCCATGAACCGCCGGTACTGCCCTTCGGTGTAGGTCGACCACTGGCCCCACCCGTGCTCGCGGAAGATCGCGTAGGCGTTGCGGGCGTTGGTCGCCGGGTCCGCGTTGGCAGCCTCGTTGCGGTGCGCGCGGTCGAAGGCGTTGCCGTGGCCGGGGTTCACCGACCGGATCTGCCACAGGCCGACCGAGGGGCCGAAGGCTTCGGTCTGCAGTGACACGTCGCCGATCGCGGCCGGGTCGCCCTTGGATTCGGCGAGCGCGACGGCGACGGCGATCTGCAGGTCGTCGCCGCTGAACCCGGCGTTGGCGGCGTGCTGGGCGATCTGCTGATCGGTGAGCGCTGGCATGGTCGGATCTCCTTCAGTCGGTCGGGTCGGCGCCGAGCACCGAAGGGGTCACGACCGAGGACTCGCCCCAGACCTCCTCGGTCTCCACCAACCACGGCGGGATGCGGCGCGCCCCGGACATGTCCTGCGCCCCCGGGGCGAACGGCATCATCGGCATCATCGGCATGTGCCCGACGCCTGCGCCTGCCGCGTTCGCCGCTCCCGCCGCCGCCCCCAGCACGCCCGCGGTTCCCATCGCGCTGGTGGCCGAGGCAGCCCCTCCCAGACCTGCCGCGGCGACCGGTGCGGCCGCACCGGCGCTCGGGCCACCGAGCGACATCCCTCCCGAGCCGGGCATGCTGATGGGTTTGACGGGCTTGCTGTTCTCCTCTTCCTCGGGGTTCTTCGGTTTGCCCCAGTCGGGCACCTTCGGGGGCCGGAACGTCCCGAGCCGTCCCATCCCGGCGGCCGAGGCCGCGGCGAGTCCGGCGGTGAACATGTTGCCGAACAGCGGTGTCGAGGGCTGTTTCCCGGGCGGATCCGGCACCAGCGGCGCCTGCTCGCCGGGTTGGCCGGCGTCCTCGCCGCCGCCTCCGTGGCCGGGCTCGGCATCGCCGTCCGAGCCGTTCTCCGGCGTCGGGACT
This portion of the Saccharopolyspora antimicrobica genome encodes:
- a CDS encoding DNA-binding response regulator, whose protein sequence is MITVVVVDDHPAVVAGVRAWCGLADPPIKVLDSGPAVSVAWLEPGATADVVIFDLQLDVTGPAYGDLKRLVDAGRQVVIYSMRADRETVLTCLDIGAFTYLTKAEGEDHLVAAVQAAAGNTPYLPPSLSGAFGTDDRPHRPRLSPREAEVLLEWFHCESKEMVARRLNLTVHRVNSCLERVRVKYANVGREAPTKAALVARAIQDGLVRADEL
- a CDS encoding response regulator, encoding METERIRVGVVEDHPLYRAAVTRVLEEAPDIVVDAVAESVAQFAARSRWPGSIVVLDLGIPGVRGAAAVMEMVRRGHPVLVVTAQTDRAEVLGAMLAGARGFLGKDADGEEILHAVREVAAGRSHVASKLADVVLEAAPLKRSPGARIDLSHREAEVLARLAAGERDQDIAVGLRISIRTVRSYLDRIRDKTGLRRRPALTAYAIEHGFATCSAPDRLSA
- a CDS encoding sensor histidine kinase — encoded protein: MILVASLCLMVLLVLSVRLAHRAGYRHGRRCERDVLNRYLHDRVLPTLEAFALGSRSDVSAAPARLAELRQAAKEQAALIRRDMAAAPAAGRARLGPELVALIEDLSRSRLRAELIRAEVDDTLSAPQRTAVRDAAGEALRNTLKHSGTDRAEVRVAERDGGISVTVRDRGAGFDPDRKPGFGIAESIKARMAEVGGSARVESRPDWGTQVTLWVPQS
- a CDS encoding S8 family serine peptidase, whose translation is MRSALVAAVLVSGFVVAPAASAQCASPAGVYAESMGWAQRLTDASETWPLADGSGQLVAVVGTGIDAGNAQFAPGQVVPGSDLGDCDGRGTFAAGIVGAQQVPDTAFAGMAPGARLLGIRYTETTTGGGAPSPNALAGAIGRAVDAGATVVLVAVPASSTSPALEAAVRDALSRNAVVVSPAVGDEPEARSYPADLPGVLAVGALDESGAAVQGEAGDHLSIAAPGADLVGISAGARGLGHRWGVDLPAFSAAYVAGAAALVRSYRPELDAKQVADRLARTASRPPNGYDTRLGWGVLNVRSAVTTELADDPSALELPPPAPEAPTVRPAAGPPPLPDHSPLSGWLALLGIATAALAVVARATIRLGRARRWRPGSDT
- a CDS encoding alpha/beta hydrolase, producing the protein MTRFAVNHTALDTAAQSLPDQVAVLGEARRHLTARTLSTNAFANVPGSQHAQAGHLGNIQAGEENLRVSSGRLSGMIDGIKASNAAVRRWDAQKAAEIKKLNPDLVVPVLNGGAGSSIAERNSASRARIELARDAAEEEMRKLQGSVGPVNREAEIQQLREKIAAYDEILNSNTQILSFDGDGRMVALVGKLDADTRSVAVLVPGMNTGVEDFARYTETVGSYTQADTSGRTASVLWMNGDFPQGLIQASGAGASQEMAPRLADFVNNDLRPQLGEDAKVTVIGHSYGGAIVGLADAAGMRADNVVHVASAGMGSGVTELTNPYPENRYSVTMERDPIQWAQGRAHGPDPDDFPGVIPLPSSRDNDGWFLPDVGSHSSILAPGTDSWNDINSVVNGSIHNSQVLH
- a CDS encoding transglycosylase SLT domain-containing protein, which produces MPALTDQQIAQHAANAGFSGDDLQIAVAVALAESKGDPAAIGDVSLQTEAFGPSVGLWQIRSVNPGHGNAFDRAHRNEAANADPATNARNAYAIFREHGWGQWSTYTEGQYRRFMDRARNATSGGGAVRARQASNSSGFQGEIAKFFDAAAKLVEGTRKPLLNASQALSHGAASQNAFGRVQASAAAAGAHQANISSTCESTRRALAADQKFRDDLDWAARMIRQHDDRAAHAQQGQRTLIDQV
- a CDS encoding WXG100 family type VII secretion target; translated protein: MREPTNFSAYSHQQLVAMLQSGDDASVRPAADSWDSVGAALHEQAGNLEAKLAKFQEQWQGGASEQYRVMIKDLAGGLRRIADSAFAIRDRVHDSADALAKARAEMPPAVEVAELPAETKQWATASLQVPADASPAMVSQLRQRQATAVQAVQEHQQASAAADAAHGKAIEVMTELGARYRAADQSMPLATHASVPGVPTPENGSDGDAEPGHGGGGEDAGQPGEQAPLVPDPPGKQPSTPLFGNMFTAGLAAASAAGMGRLGTFRPPKVPDWGKPKNPEEEENSKPVKPISMPGSGGMSLGGPSAGAAAPVAAAGLGGAASATSAMGTAGVLGAAAGAANAAGAGVGHMPMMPMMPFAPGAQDMSGARRIPPWLVETEEVWGESSVVTPSVLGADPTD